In Camelina sativa cultivar DH55 chromosome 16, Cs, whole genome shotgun sequence, a single window of DNA contains:
- the LOC104753023 gene encoding lysine-specific demethylase lid-like isoform X2, with translation MCLVMGKGRVKAVEKRVLDQKLRGSINVPVGPVYHPTEDEFKDPLEYIYKIKPEAEVYGICKIVPPSSWKPPFGLDLESVKFPTKTQEIHRLQFRPASCNSKTFQLEYNRFLEEHLGKKLKKRVVFEGEELDLCKLFNAVKRFGGYEKVVKGKKWGEVYQFMKSGEKISKCAKHVLCQLYKEHLHDFENYHSRMNGDASKGCKRKTNERSRRCSESRSSKRRKISGDEKSPKVEHEEVVDQSCEQCKSGKHGEVMLLCDSCNKGWHIYCLSPPLKHIPLGNWYCLECLNTDEETFGFVPGKCLPLEDFKRVADRAKRKWFGSGSVSRTQIEKKFWEIVEGSGGEVEVMYGNDLDTSVYGSGFPRIGDQRPESVEANVWDEYCSSPWNLNNMPKLKGSMLQAIRHNINGVTVPWLYLGMLFSSFCWHFEDHCFYSVNYLHWGEAKCWYGVPGSAASAFEKVMRKTLPDLFDAQPDLLFQLVTMLSPTVLQENKVPVYTVLQEPGNFVITFPKSFHAGFNFGLNCAEAVNFATADWLPYGGSGAELYRLYRKPSVISHEELLCVVAKENCCNSGGSIHLKKELLRIYSKEKNWREQLWKSGILRSSPMFVPECPDSVGIEEDPTCIICQQFLHLSAIVCNCRPSVFACLEHWKHLCECEPTKLRLVYRYTLAELDRMVQEVEKFGGCKTQETKNSQRPSSGTKRSSAFNKKEGMQVSQTRPADKWLLRASKVLDHAFSSVEYATLLKEAEQFLWAGSEMDRVRDVTKSLIKAKIWAEAVSDCLSKVEGEANNDSMKVHLEFIDELVSVNPVPCFQSGYLKLKDYAEEARKLSEKIDSALSSNPTITQLERLHSEVSSSPISFTKHEILSKKISSAKMLAEKARLCLTDTKPPGIEMDALSKLKSEMLELQVQLPETEGILDLLKKSELARDKCNKVLSGSLFLKNVEEVLHEFDSFSVNIHELNILRQCHVDTLSWISRYNDVMADVREGKDQRKLIRDLSSLLKVGASLGIQVSEIAEGLPLVEVELKKASCRDKTRTVYTARRSLKFIEQLLSEAVVLHIDEEKLFVEISGILSRARCWEERASSILASETQMYDLKDLVRTSINIDAVLPSLKGIEKTISSAETWLQKSEPFLSATSSVASSPCSVLELPVLKDLVSQSKSLNVPLQEPRVLETLLLNCERWQCDNHQLLQETKDLLDTAKIDDGMHSNILPKIMDLITRVDSARESGLALGLSFVELPKLRAASLKLGWCSKTITLTSSSPSSELLKEVGKPSLQHIQQHLEEGLTLEISPEEYYLGKRLMELKDTGLEWAKRARKVVTDSGALALEDVFDLISEGENLPVYPEQELQSLRARSMLHCICLKPYNSRSMVSCNQCGEWYHTYCLKLHWRPEAYVCSACCPVAESTPQIDPARSTELETQSRNQRRTRKVAAGAAVDDLRWKTRKRIKRTAKGSPQVHILPWFFT, from the exons ATGTGTTTGGTAATGGGAAAAGGTAGAGTTAAGGCAGTGGAGAAAAGGGTCTTAGATCAGAAACTTAGAGGATCTATCAATGTTCCTGTAGGACCTGTTTATCACCCGACAGAAGATGAATTCAAAGATCCGTTAGAGTACATATACAAGATCAAGCCAGAGGCAGAGGTCTATGGTATTTGCAAGATTGTTCCACCTAGTTCCTGGAAACCTccttttggtttggatttggaATCTGTTAAGTTCCCAACAAAGACACAAGAGATTCACCGGTTGCAGTTTCGTCCTGCTTCTTGCAATTCGAAGACGTTTCAGTTGGAGTACAATAGGTTTTTGGAGGAGCATTTAGgtaagaagctgaagaagagagTTGTTTTCGAAGGAGAGGAGTTGGATTTGTGTAAGCTGTTCAATGCCGTGAAGCGGTTTGGTGGTTACGAAAAGGTTGTCAAAGGGAAAAAATGGGGTGAGGTGTATCAGTTTATGAAATCTGGTGAAAAGATTTCAAAGTGTGCTAAGCATGTCTTGTGCCAGTTATACAAAGAGCACTTGCATGATTTCGAGAATTATCACAGTCGGATGAATGGGGATGCGTCAAAGGGATGCAAAAGGAAAACGAATGAACGGAGTCGACGGTGTTCTGAATCTCGGAgctcaaagagaagaaagataagTGGTGATGAAAAGAGTCCCAAGGTGGAACATGAAGAAGTGGTTGATCAATCATGTGAGCAATGTAAAAGTGGCAAACACGGCGAAGTGATGCTTTTGTGTGATAGTTGTAATAAAGGTTGGCATATATATTGTCTCTCGCCACCGCTGAAGCATATCCCACTAGGGAACTGGTATTGCCTTGAGTGCTTAAACACTGATGAAGAAACTTTTGGGTTTGTTCCTGGTAAATGCTTACCACTAGAAGATTTCAAGCGCGTTGCTGATCGCGCTAAAAGAAAGTGGTTTGGTTCAGGATCAGTGTCTAGGACGCAGATAGAGAAAAAGTTTTGGGAGATAGTAGAAGGGTCAGGTGGTGAGGTTGAAGTTATGTATGGTAATGACTTGGATACTTCTGTTTATGGAAGTGGTTTCCCTAGAATAGGTGATCAAAGACCAGAATCAGTTGAGGCAAATGTATGGGATGAATATTGTAGTAGCCCTTGGAATCTTAATAACATGCCTAAGTTGAAAGGATCTATGCTTCAGGCCATTCGTCATAACATTAATGGTGTTACGGTGCCTTGGCTATATCTTGGAatgctcttctcttctttttgttggcATTTTGAAGACCATTGTTTTTACTCTGTCAATTATCTACACTG GGGCGAGGCAAAATGTTGGTATGGTGTTCCAGGCAGTGCTGCTAGTGCTTTTGaaaag GTCATGCGGAAAACACTTCCCGATCTCTTTGATGCTCAGCCAGATTTGCTCTTTCAACTGGTTACCATGTTGAGTCCGACtgttttacaagaaaataaagtcCCAGTCTACACAGTATTACAG GAGCCTGGAAACTTCGTGATCACATTTCCAAAATCCTTTCATGCTGGATTCAATTTTG GTTTAAATTGTGCAGAAGCCGTCAACTTCGCCACTGCTGATTGGCTACCTTATGGTGGTTCTGGGGCAGAGCTGTATCGGCTATACCGGAAACCTTCAGTCATATCTCATGAAGAGCTTCTCTGCGTGGTAGCTAAG GAAAACTGCTGCAATAGCGGAGGATCAATACATTTGAAGAAAGAATTGCTCAGAATATACAGCAAGGAAAAAAACTGGAGAGAGCAGCTCTGGAAAAGTGGTATTTTGAGATCTTCTCCTATGTTTGTGCCTGAATGCCCTGATTCTGTGGGCATCGAAGAG GATCCAACATGCATCATCTGCCAGcagtttcttcatctttctgCTATCGTCTGCAATTGCAGGCCATCTGTTTTTGCATGCTTGGAG CACTGGAAGCACCTTTGTGAATGTGAACCTACAAAGTTGCGTCTTGTATATCGTTATACTCTTGCTGAGCTGGATAGGATGGTACAAGAAGTTGAGAAGTTTGGTGGCTGCAAAAcgcaagaaaccaaaaactcaCAACGGCCGAGTTCAGGCACCAAACGATCTAGTGCTTTCAACAAAAag gaaggaatGCAAGTGAGTCAGACACGACCAGCTGACAAATGGCTTCTTCGAGCATCGAAGGTTCTTGACCATGCCTTTTCTAGTGTTGAATATGCCACTCTGTTGAAGGAAGCAGAACAGTTTCTTTGGGCTGGATCAGAAATGGACCGT GTACGAGATGTTACAAAAAGTTTGATCAAAGCAAAGATATGGGCTGAAGCTGTTAGCGACTGTCTTTCAAAAGTCGAAGGTGAAGCCAACAATGATTCAATGAAAGTTCACTTGGAATTTATTGATGAGTTGGTGAGCGTTAACCCGGTTCCTTGCTTTCAATCTGGTTATCTGAAATTAAAG GACTATGCTGAAGAGGCTAGAAAATTGTCTGAGAAAATCGATTCAGCTCTGTCAAGTAACCCAACT aTCACCCAGCTGGAGCGATTGCATTCTGAAGTCTCTAGTTCACCGATCTCCTTTACAAAACATGAGATCTTGTCAAAGAAGATCTCTTCTGCAAAG ATGTTAGCTGAAAAGGCAAGACTCTGTCTCACGGACACTAAACCTCCAGGAATTGAAATGGATGCACTTTCCAAGCTAAAGTCAGAG ATGTTGGAGCTTCAGGTGCAACTTCCAGAAACAGAAGGGATTCTGGATTTGCTAAAGAAATCAGAATTAGCCCGCGATAAATGTAACAAAGTTTTGAGTGGTTCTTTATTTCTCAAG AATGTGGAAGAGGTTCTTCATGAATTTGATAGTTTCAGCGTTAACATTCATGAGTTGAATATCCTGAGGCAGTGCCATGTTGACACTTTGTCTTGGATTTCACGCTATAATGATGTAATGGCTGATGTACGTGAAGGCAAGGACCAGCGAAAACTAATTAGAGATCTGAGCTCCCTTCTAAAGGTTGGAGCATCGTTAGGCATTCAAG TATCTGAAATAGCTGAAGGACTGCCTCTTGTTGAGGTTGAACTGAAGAAGGCGTCTTGCCGGGACAAAACTCGAACG GTTTATACTGCAAGAAGGTCTCTGAAATTTATTGAGCAGCTGCTCTCAGAAGCTGTTGT GCTACACATTGATGAGGAAAAGTTATTTGTTGAGATCTCGGGAATTTTGTCAAGAGCACGGTGTTGGGAGGAAAGAGCAAGCAGTATCCTTGCCAGTGAAACTCAGATGTACGACCTTAAAGATCTCGTAag GACGTCAATCAACATTGATGCGGTTTTGCCTTCTTTGAAAGGCATAGAGAAGACAATCTCGTCGGCTGAAACTTGGCTTCAGAAATCTGAGCCTTTTTTATCAGCCACTTCCTCTGTGGCATCATCTCCATGTTCTGTGCTTGAACTTCCTGTATTAAAG GACCTAGTTTCTCAGTCTAAATCTCTAAACGTTCCGCTTCAAGAGCCAAGAGTTCTTGAAACATTGTTGCTTAATTGCGAGAGGTGGCAGTGTGATAATCATCAGCTCTTGCAAGAAACTAAAGATTTGTTGGACACTGCGAAAATAGATGATGGCATGCATAGCAATATCCTTCCGAAGATTATGGATTTGATAACCAGAGTGGACTCTGCTAGAGAATCTGGTCTTGCCCTTGGTCTTAGTTTCGTTGAACTTCCCAAACTTCGAGCTGCAAGTCTAAAACTAGGATGGTGTAGTAAGACCATCACGTTAACCTCTAGCTCACCTTCCTCTGAG TTGCTAAAAGAAGTAGGAAAGCCCTCGTTACAGCATATTCAGCAGCACTTAGAAGAG GGACTAACACTGGAAATATCACCCGAAGAGTATTACTTAGGCAAGAGACTCATGGAGTTGAAAGACACTGGACTAGAGTGGGCAAAACGAGCTAGAAAA GTGGTGACGGACTCGGGCGCTCTTGCCTTGGAAGATGTTTTCGATCTTATTTCTGAGGGTGAAAATTTACCTGTCTATCCAGAGCAGGAACTACAG TCTTTACGAGCTCGGAGTATGTTACACTGTATTTGTCTAAAGCCATACAACTCAAGATCCATGGTTTCCTGTAATCAGTGTGGCGAATGGTATCACACCTATTGTTTAAAACTTCATTGGCGGCCCGAGGCTTATGTCTGCTCCGCTTGTTGTCCAGTGGCGGAATCCACTCCACAGATTGACCCCGCTAG ATCAACGGAGCTAGAGACACAGTCGCGAAACCAAAGACGGACAAGAAAGGTAGCGGCTGGTGCTGCAGTTGATGATCTACGGTGGAAAACCCGAAAACGCATCAAACGGACAGCTAAAGGGAGCCCTCAGGTTCATATTCTTCCATGGTTTTTCACTTAA
- the LOC104753023 gene encoding lysine-specific demethylase lid-like isoform X1, with product MCLVMGKGRVKAVEKRVLDQKLRGSINVPVGPVYHPTEDEFKDPLEYIYKIKPEAEVYGICKIVPPSSWKPPFGLDLESVKFPTKTQEIHRLQFRPASCNSKTFQLEYNRFLEEHLGKKLKKRVVFEGEELDLCKLFNAVKRFGGYEKVVKGKKWGEVYQFMKSGEKISKCAKHVLCQLYKEHLHDFENYHSRMNGDASKGCKRKTNERSRRCSESRSSKRRKISGDEKSPKVEHEEVVDQSCEQCKSGKHGEVMLLCDSCNKGWHIYCLSPPLKHIPLGNWYCLECLNTDEETFGFVPGKCLPLEDFKRVADRAKRKWFGSGSVSRTQIEKKFWEIVEGSGGEVEVMYGNDLDTSVYGSGFPRIGDQRPESVEANVWDEYCSSPWNLNNMPKLKGSMLQAIRHNINGVTVPWLYLGMLFSSFCWHFEDHCFYSVNYLHWGEAKCWYGVPGSAASAFEKVMRKTLPDLFDAQPDLLFQLVTMLSPTVLQENKVPVYTVLQEPGNFVITFPKSFHAGFNFGLNCAEAVNFATADWLPYGGSGAELYRLYRKPSVISHEELLCVVAKENCCNSGGSIHLKKELLRIYSKEKNWREQLWKSGILRSSPMFVPECPDSVGIEEDPTCIICQQFLHLSAIVCNCRPSVFACLEHWKHLCECEPTKLRLVYRYTLAELDRMVQEVEKFGGCKTQETKNSQRPSSGTKRSSAFNKKQEGMQVSQTRPADKWLLRASKVLDHAFSSVEYATLLKEAEQFLWAGSEMDRVRDVTKSLIKAKIWAEAVSDCLSKVEGEANNDSMKVHLEFIDELVSVNPVPCFQSGYLKLKDYAEEARKLSEKIDSALSSNPTITQLERLHSEVSSSPISFTKHEILSKKISSAKMLAEKARLCLTDTKPPGIEMDALSKLKSEMLELQVQLPETEGILDLLKKSELARDKCNKVLSGSLFLKNVEEVLHEFDSFSVNIHELNILRQCHVDTLSWISRYNDVMADVREGKDQRKLIRDLSSLLKVGASLGIQVSEIAEGLPLVEVELKKASCRDKTRTVYTARRSLKFIEQLLSEAVVLHIDEEKLFVEISGILSRARCWEERASSILASETQMYDLKDLVRTSINIDAVLPSLKGIEKTISSAETWLQKSEPFLSATSSVASSPCSVLELPVLKDLVSQSKSLNVPLQEPRVLETLLLNCERWQCDNHQLLQETKDLLDTAKIDDGMHSNILPKIMDLITRVDSARESGLALGLSFVELPKLRAASLKLGWCSKTITLTSSSPSSELLKEVGKPSLQHIQQHLEEGLTLEISPEEYYLGKRLMELKDTGLEWAKRARKVVTDSGALALEDVFDLISEGENLPVYPEQELQSLRARSMLHCICLKPYNSRSMVSCNQCGEWYHTYCLKLHWRPEAYVCSACCPVAESTPQIDPARSTELETQSRNQRRTRKVAAGAAVDDLRWKTRKRIKRTAKGSPQVHILPWFFT from the exons ATGTGTTTGGTAATGGGAAAAGGTAGAGTTAAGGCAGTGGAGAAAAGGGTCTTAGATCAGAAACTTAGAGGATCTATCAATGTTCCTGTAGGACCTGTTTATCACCCGACAGAAGATGAATTCAAAGATCCGTTAGAGTACATATACAAGATCAAGCCAGAGGCAGAGGTCTATGGTATTTGCAAGATTGTTCCACCTAGTTCCTGGAAACCTccttttggtttggatttggaATCTGTTAAGTTCCCAACAAAGACACAAGAGATTCACCGGTTGCAGTTTCGTCCTGCTTCTTGCAATTCGAAGACGTTTCAGTTGGAGTACAATAGGTTTTTGGAGGAGCATTTAGgtaagaagctgaagaagagagTTGTTTTCGAAGGAGAGGAGTTGGATTTGTGTAAGCTGTTCAATGCCGTGAAGCGGTTTGGTGGTTACGAAAAGGTTGTCAAAGGGAAAAAATGGGGTGAGGTGTATCAGTTTATGAAATCTGGTGAAAAGATTTCAAAGTGTGCTAAGCATGTCTTGTGCCAGTTATACAAAGAGCACTTGCATGATTTCGAGAATTATCACAGTCGGATGAATGGGGATGCGTCAAAGGGATGCAAAAGGAAAACGAATGAACGGAGTCGACGGTGTTCTGAATCTCGGAgctcaaagagaagaaagataagTGGTGATGAAAAGAGTCCCAAGGTGGAACATGAAGAAGTGGTTGATCAATCATGTGAGCAATGTAAAAGTGGCAAACACGGCGAAGTGATGCTTTTGTGTGATAGTTGTAATAAAGGTTGGCATATATATTGTCTCTCGCCACCGCTGAAGCATATCCCACTAGGGAACTGGTATTGCCTTGAGTGCTTAAACACTGATGAAGAAACTTTTGGGTTTGTTCCTGGTAAATGCTTACCACTAGAAGATTTCAAGCGCGTTGCTGATCGCGCTAAAAGAAAGTGGTTTGGTTCAGGATCAGTGTCTAGGACGCAGATAGAGAAAAAGTTTTGGGAGATAGTAGAAGGGTCAGGTGGTGAGGTTGAAGTTATGTATGGTAATGACTTGGATACTTCTGTTTATGGAAGTGGTTTCCCTAGAATAGGTGATCAAAGACCAGAATCAGTTGAGGCAAATGTATGGGATGAATATTGTAGTAGCCCTTGGAATCTTAATAACATGCCTAAGTTGAAAGGATCTATGCTTCAGGCCATTCGTCATAACATTAATGGTGTTACGGTGCCTTGGCTATATCTTGGAatgctcttctcttctttttgttggcATTTTGAAGACCATTGTTTTTACTCTGTCAATTATCTACACTG GGGCGAGGCAAAATGTTGGTATGGTGTTCCAGGCAGTGCTGCTAGTGCTTTTGaaaag GTCATGCGGAAAACACTTCCCGATCTCTTTGATGCTCAGCCAGATTTGCTCTTTCAACTGGTTACCATGTTGAGTCCGACtgttttacaagaaaataaagtcCCAGTCTACACAGTATTACAG GAGCCTGGAAACTTCGTGATCACATTTCCAAAATCCTTTCATGCTGGATTCAATTTTG GTTTAAATTGTGCAGAAGCCGTCAACTTCGCCACTGCTGATTGGCTACCTTATGGTGGTTCTGGGGCAGAGCTGTATCGGCTATACCGGAAACCTTCAGTCATATCTCATGAAGAGCTTCTCTGCGTGGTAGCTAAG GAAAACTGCTGCAATAGCGGAGGATCAATACATTTGAAGAAAGAATTGCTCAGAATATACAGCAAGGAAAAAAACTGGAGAGAGCAGCTCTGGAAAAGTGGTATTTTGAGATCTTCTCCTATGTTTGTGCCTGAATGCCCTGATTCTGTGGGCATCGAAGAG GATCCAACATGCATCATCTGCCAGcagtttcttcatctttctgCTATCGTCTGCAATTGCAGGCCATCTGTTTTTGCATGCTTGGAG CACTGGAAGCACCTTTGTGAATGTGAACCTACAAAGTTGCGTCTTGTATATCGTTATACTCTTGCTGAGCTGGATAGGATGGTACAAGAAGTTGAGAAGTTTGGTGGCTGCAAAAcgcaagaaaccaaaaactcaCAACGGCCGAGTTCAGGCACCAAACGATCTAGTGCTTTCAACAAAAag caggaaggaatGCAAGTGAGTCAGACACGACCAGCTGACAAATGGCTTCTTCGAGCATCGAAGGTTCTTGACCATGCCTTTTCTAGTGTTGAATATGCCACTCTGTTGAAGGAAGCAGAACAGTTTCTTTGGGCTGGATCAGAAATGGACCGT GTACGAGATGTTACAAAAAGTTTGATCAAAGCAAAGATATGGGCTGAAGCTGTTAGCGACTGTCTTTCAAAAGTCGAAGGTGAAGCCAACAATGATTCAATGAAAGTTCACTTGGAATTTATTGATGAGTTGGTGAGCGTTAACCCGGTTCCTTGCTTTCAATCTGGTTATCTGAAATTAAAG GACTATGCTGAAGAGGCTAGAAAATTGTCTGAGAAAATCGATTCAGCTCTGTCAAGTAACCCAACT aTCACCCAGCTGGAGCGATTGCATTCTGAAGTCTCTAGTTCACCGATCTCCTTTACAAAACATGAGATCTTGTCAAAGAAGATCTCTTCTGCAAAG ATGTTAGCTGAAAAGGCAAGACTCTGTCTCACGGACACTAAACCTCCAGGAATTGAAATGGATGCACTTTCCAAGCTAAAGTCAGAG ATGTTGGAGCTTCAGGTGCAACTTCCAGAAACAGAAGGGATTCTGGATTTGCTAAAGAAATCAGAATTAGCCCGCGATAAATGTAACAAAGTTTTGAGTGGTTCTTTATTTCTCAAG AATGTGGAAGAGGTTCTTCATGAATTTGATAGTTTCAGCGTTAACATTCATGAGTTGAATATCCTGAGGCAGTGCCATGTTGACACTTTGTCTTGGATTTCACGCTATAATGATGTAATGGCTGATGTACGTGAAGGCAAGGACCAGCGAAAACTAATTAGAGATCTGAGCTCCCTTCTAAAGGTTGGAGCATCGTTAGGCATTCAAG TATCTGAAATAGCTGAAGGACTGCCTCTTGTTGAGGTTGAACTGAAGAAGGCGTCTTGCCGGGACAAAACTCGAACG GTTTATACTGCAAGAAGGTCTCTGAAATTTATTGAGCAGCTGCTCTCAGAAGCTGTTGT GCTACACATTGATGAGGAAAAGTTATTTGTTGAGATCTCGGGAATTTTGTCAAGAGCACGGTGTTGGGAGGAAAGAGCAAGCAGTATCCTTGCCAGTGAAACTCAGATGTACGACCTTAAAGATCTCGTAag GACGTCAATCAACATTGATGCGGTTTTGCCTTCTTTGAAAGGCATAGAGAAGACAATCTCGTCGGCTGAAACTTGGCTTCAGAAATCTGAGCCTTTTTTATCAGCCACTTCCTCTGTGGCATCATCTCCATGTTCTGTGCTTGAACTTCCTGTATTAAAG GACCTAGTTTCTCAGTCTAAATCTCTAAACGTTCCGCTTCAAGAGCCAAGAGTTCTTGAAACATTGTTGCTTAATTGCGAGAGGTGGCAGTGTGATAATCATCAGCTCTTGCAAGAAACTAAAGATTTGTTGGACACTGCGAAAATAGATGATGGCATGCATAGCAATATCCTTCCGAAGATTATGGATTTGATAACCAGAGTGGACTCTGCTAGAGAATCTGGTCTTGCCCTTGGTCTTAGTTTCGTTGAACTTCCCAAACTTCGAGCTGCAAGTCTAAAACTAGGATGGTGTAGTAAGACCATCACGTTAACCTCTAGCTCACCTTCCTCTGAG TTGCTAAAAGAAGTAGGAAAGCCCTCGTTACAGCATATTCAGCAGCACTTAGAAGAG GGACTAACACTGGAAATATCACCCGAAGAGTATTACTTAGGCAAGAGACTCATGGAGTTGAAAGACACTGGACTAGAGTGGGCAAAACGAGCTAGAAAA GTGGTGACGGACTCGGGCGCTCTTGCCTTGGAAGATGTTTTCGATCTTATTTCTGAGGGTGAAAATTTACCTGTCTATCCAGAGCAGGAACTACAG TCTTTACGAGCTCGGAGTATGTTACACTGTATTTGTCTAAAGCCATACAACTCAAGATCCATGGTTTCCTGTAATCAGTGTGGCGAATGGTATCACACCTATTGTTTAAAACTTCATTGGCGGCCCGAGGCTTATGTCTGCTCCGCTTGTTGTCCAGTGGCGGAATCCACTCCACAGATTGACCCCGCTAG ATCAACGGAGCTAGAGACACAGTCGCGAAACCAAAGACGGACAAGAAAGGTAGCGGCTGGTGCTGCAGTTGATGATCTACGGTGGAAAACCCGAAAACGCATCAAACGGACAGCTAAAGGGAGCCCTCAGGTTCATATTCTTCCATGGTTTTTCACTTAA